One window of Amaranthus tricolor cultivar Red isolate AtriRed21 chromosome 11, ASM2621246v1, whole genome shotgun sequence genomic DNA carries:
- the LOC130827747 gene encoding F-box/LRR-repeat protein At1g67190-like yields MEDLPVEVIGKILSKLGAVRDVVLASATCRKWLEAWRNHMHSLSFNSNDWPVYHDRLPGRLEIIITQIIFQTLGLRCLSIVMDDDDEFSAAPVIAWLLYTRNSLSELCYNIRTTPNVNVLERCGRHKLEILTLAHNFIAGVEPSYMKFPQLRSLSLSYVSISALDLSLLLVVCPKLEVLRLVNNDISISDAHSSLELVSSSLKDVYIEDMRMDKVMLMADNIEKLHLKDSTFEWFLLVGKGGLRILEIDDVCAFHFDFGENTENLEVVDVSNFTILWAEFYRMISRAQNLRKLRLWCVEFEDEVVALETIAICFLRLRYLSLSYDLRDTMLHYGFQARSLSYDLRDIVLHYGFPRQSPLKNVVVLELGWTKINDLFIEWLSMLVERCPRLEKLIIYGALSRVVAHEECNVLARFTSSVVELMRIYSHVDVVFSFD; encoded by the coding sequence ATGGAAGATCTTCCTGTTGAAGTAATTGGTAAAATATTGTCTAAACTTGGGGCTGTTAGAGATGTGGTGCTTGCATCTGCTACATGTAGAAAATGGCTAGAGGCTTGGAGGAATCATATGCATTCGCTCTCGTTCAATTCGAATGATTGGCCTGTTTACCATGATAGATTGCCCGGAAGGCTAGAAATCATTATCACTCAAATTATCTTTCAAACACTAGGTCTTCGATGTCTATCGATTGTTATGGATGATGATGACGAGTTTTCAGCCGCCCCTGTGATTGCTTGGCTGTTGTACACCCGAAACTCGTTGAGTGAACTCTGCTATAATATTAGGACAACCCCAAATGTGAATGTTTTAGAGCGATGTGGTCGACATAAGCTTGAGATTTTGACATTAGCTCATAACTTTATTGCTGGTGTTGAGCCTAGTTACATGAAGTTCCCTCAATTGAGGTCACTTTCATTGAGTTATGTTAGCATCTCGGCATTGGACTTGAGTTTGCTTCTTGTTGTTTGTCCTAAGCTCGAAGTGTTAAGGCTCGTTAACAATGATATTTCCATATCGGATGCTCATTCATCATTGGAGCTTGTCAGTAGTTCATTAAAAGATGTTTATATCGAGGACATGCGCATGGACAAAGTTATGTTAATGGCTGATAATATTGAGAAATTGCACTTGAAGGATAGTACCTTTGAATGGTTTTTGCTTGTTGGGAAAGGGGGTTTGAGGATACTTGAGATCGACGATGTTTGtgcttttcattttgatttcgGTGAGAACACTGAAAATCTTGAGGTGGTTGATGTAAGCAACTTCACTATTTTATGGGCGGAATTCTATCGCATGATTTCGAGGGCACAAAACTTGAGGAAGCTTCGACTCTGGTGTGTTGAGTTTGAAGATGAAGTTGTAGCTTTGGAGACCATTGCTATTTGCTTTCTACGATTGCGATATCTATCTTTGAGCTATGATTTAAGAGACACTATGCTTCACTATGGCTTTCAGGCGCGATCTTTGAGCTATGATTTAAGAGACATTGTGCTTCACTATGGCTTTCCGAGGCAATCTCCTCTAAAAAATGTGGTTGTGTTGGAATTGGGGTGGACAAAAATCAATGATCTCTTCATAGAATGGTTGTCTATGCTTGTGGAAAGATGCCCTAGACTAGAGAAGTTGATCATCTACGGAGCTTTGTCAAGGGTTGTGGCACACGAGGAGTGCAATGTTCTTGCTCGATTTACCTCTTCCGTTGTAGAACTCATGAGAATTTATTCACATGTAGATGTAGTATTTAGTTTCGATTGA
- the LOC130826705 gene encoding blue copper protein-like — protein sequence MTTAFTYDSTHTVDVVTKTNYENCNSANPISTDRSGKTTIPLAEGTTYIICGTPGHCDGGMKLQVTTSKGSTPSGSTPPPTTSPKTPSTTTPAGSGTEPVSSPPPNNDNGVTALSISHLVFALLQHQTPKPAKSISQQDFGF from the exons ATGACAACAGCATTCACCTACGACAGCACTCACACAGTCGATGTTGTAACCAAAACCAACTATGAAAACTGCAACTCAGCAAATCCAATCAGCACAGACAGAAGTGGAAAAACCACCATTCCTTTGGCTGAGGGAACAACTTACATCATTTGCGGCACCCCCGGCCATTGCGATGGAGGTATGAAGCTTCAAGTAACAACATCCAAAGGTTCAACCCCCAGTGGCAGCACACCACCTCCAACAACGTCGCCAAAAACCCCATCTACTACTACTCCTGCAGGCTCAGGAACTGAACCAGTTTCTTCTCCTCCACCAAACAATGATAATGGAGTAACGGCACTTTCAATTAGTCATTTGGTGTTTG CTCTATTACAGCATCAGACACCAAAACCAGCTAAATCTATCAGCCAACAAGATTTCGGGTTTTAG